The Balearica regulorum gibbericeps isolate bBalReg1 chromosome 17, bBalReg1.pri, whole genome shotgun sequence region tttgcGGGGGAACCTGAGCCCCTCAAATTACTTTTAACAGGTATTTATCATTATACTAATTTTCAAGATACCTGATACTTAGTAGCTTCTCCTGCCACAAACATTTGATGCAACCACGTAATTTCAAGGCCAGTAATCCAGACCAAATTTATCACATTGCATAGAAAAGAATTGGCAGTGACAACTTTGGAGGCTCAGGAGttaatacagcttttctttttgcagattTTGGGAATTCCCCTAGATTTCATTTGGGTTGCCATCTTAATGACGACAGTACCAGTTGCTTGTCTTCTCAAAGTGACTGTCAGTTTGAGAAGGTCACTGCTTGTAAAGCTAAAACTATCTCTGAGATGGCTCCACCAGTTTATAGGCAAGAATATGccagtccctcctcttccaaGGGCTTCCTTAGCATGTTCTGGTATTAAGATTTGAAGGACCCACTCCAGTCTGCAAGGGAAAAGGCAGATTCCAAGTACCCTGAGGTCATAGCAGAAAGAGGAATGCTCCAGACATTGTTTCAGACATTCACTGTTTGAGATCCTTTGTGTTTTCTACCTGATCTTGCTGTGCTTGGAGTGGAATCCAGCCAGGGCTTGTAACAAGAGGACATTTGCTTTTGGAAGGGGAAGTAGCGAGCACATGTTGGTTGTCAGAAGTTGGAGAGTATTTCAGAGAATTGATTACTGTAACACTTGGTCTGGGAACATTCCAGTCAATACATTCTGTTTACTAACCTGAAAAACGAAGCAAAATGCCCCAAACTTCGATTATTAGCTTTAAGGAAGTATTCTCCTATTTTTTTACCTGCATAAGACAAGTATAACCATGCAACAgcataaacacacacaccaacaaaaaaaccaaaactcccagaaaaatacagcactcttaaaaaggaattaagtACCAGAAATGGACTTAACTTAAAGCTCTTTCATTGCTAATACCTCACAAAAGATTTTACTTCATCTTATCACACAAAGTTACAGGCAAATTAACATAAACATATGTGCAAACATGCACAATCTATTAATGTTGACAAAGACTGGTCACCAGATTGACTTTATTCTGATTCTAGTTTTGAACACACATGTAAACAATAATTATGAAacaattttaagcaaaaaaaaaaatcactgagtttttacagatattttaaattttcttccactACCATTTTGATAGAAAAGAGtcaggaaacaaaaatctttttgcaAATTTATGACTTTGAAAAGATGTTATACATAAGCAAACTTAATAAAATGCCATGCAATAGTTTCctatatacattttttcctttatatccTTTAAAACTGatatttaaaatcttcttttattcttaaaaatacttttataaaaatactcTGTTAACTTCAGCTACAGTTTACTTTTTCCAGTGGATTCATTGCAACTATAATTTGCACACAGTAAGTTATGCACTTCGTGAATTCCTGATCATTTCTATGGACAAGCACCATTTGCTGATATCTGTactgcagccctgctccagtttccactgaAGCCAATTACAAACTATCATAAGCTTCAAAAGTTAAACAAGCTCACTTCAACTATTCTGacacaataaaaaataacatcagaGGTTTTGGTTCTTTACTGCTTATTTTAAttgtcagaaaaagcaaatcccAGATTTAGAATTTTGAttcaagcaaagcagaacacaaTTTGTTTTTACATCTAAGCTTtgacttgcttttgttttacctacATGTAAAAAATAAGAGTAAGTTTTCATTATCACAGGACTACTATAAAAACTAAGTTTTATAAGTGCTTTTAGCATGAAATGGCATGCAAGCATTTTGCTTGCCATTTAGGTAGTGTCTTCAAAGAGAACGTCTTGTTCTACTATACAtactggtgatttttttcttaagatatAAAAAAAGTCTGGTACATGAACTCTCAGTAAGAGCAAGCCACTGAAGcagagttttgcttttaaacatgcATTTGTCAGATTCAAGTTTAAGACAGCTATGGCTATTTCTTTGCATCTAAAAGtaacaataacatttttattcatacaGATATATGGTTTAAGCagccatcaaaaaaaaaaaagggctaaCCATTTCTTAGAGCTCAGAAAGACAGTGTGGAAGGCTCCGAGTCTGAAATCACGTACAACCCAACAAGACTGTACTGATCATCTTGCAATCAAGGTGGTCAAAACGTCATTTATGTAGTATTGAATCAACAACCAGTGACTAGTCATGCAAGCAGTCCCGGTACCTAGAAGCTATTCAAATATGCAATACAAAGGAAATAATTGACTAAGTGTTGCTTTAGCATCTCCTGGCAATTACAAATCTGAGAATGGCCTTTCATAGTACTTCACCTCAATGGCAAGTCTAATTCACTGCTGCTTCCattacagacacacacacactagtGAGAATGCTTGGACACACAAGCATGAGTACCAAAGAACAGTTACACATCTTTGTGAGGAGTATCAGAAATCCTGCTACTTTGTAATAATTAATTTATCATCAGAGGCTTGTAAAAAGAGTACATCCAGCATATGTAGACAAAAAAATAGTAGTGATCCATTACTAACTTAATATTCAGCATTCAAAATGAGTCCAAATGGAACACCAATAGCAGCAAAATAACTTCAGGGTTTAAAATATCTTGATATTAACTGGAATCTTCTGTCACCTAGACTGGCACTGAATAATTGAAAAAAGCATgcatttaaatagctttttaattCACAGATGTTAGAATGTACAAAGTGCATCTTAATACCCAACTTTTTCAGCAATACAAGACTGCAATAATGTCACCTTACAACAAATAGCTATTTTTACGAAAAATCTATGAGCCATTACTCCAGGCTTTAACATATTATACCAATAAAGAAATGAAGTCAAAATTGCACATGTACAAAACAGCTGATACATGTAAACTTCTTATTCAGCTTCTGTTTGCCAACAGATACCTATTCCTTACCTGCCTGCTGGGGAAGAAAGTAAGAAAACCAATACTGCTAATTAGACTATCAGAAAGCAAGATGTCACAATACatatcatttttttctgggcaGAGATAAGCAAGTCTGCTCCCACgattttttcagtaaaactgaaCAGAGACTGAACTAAGCTTCCTACCTACTCTCAAATCAAGTTTTAGAAATAAGATATATTGCTATACTATCTATAGGCAAAAGAATGTAAAGAATTCCtaccctgctctgccctccccaggcagagcaTTGCACCATGGTACTGCTGATAAGTTTAAATGTTACTAAAGCACTTAATGCTACAAAGATAACATACATTCGTTTAACACCCACTGGCATCAGCTATACAATCTTAAAAACCTGTGttgaagagaaagcaaagtttAGCAAAACCTTCAGACAGaacaataaaagcagcaaatgttTCCCCTCCTTGGAACCAAAACATGTTTAAGATTCTacttaaaacatctttaaaagcaaaacaaaccacaccCACAAAAAAGCAATGAGTTTGTATTGGGCAAAGATGGCCTTGCCCTGGAGGCAGGGCAATAttcaaaaatttatttctggtaAGATGCTACTTAATgtaaaaacagtttcttttggttttatcCAAAGGATTTGTGAGCCCGACAACGTATGCTACCAGTTTATTTaaacttttgctttccttgctaTTTTTAGCTTGTGGAGGCTGGCACAAAACACTTACTAGAGCTTAATGGCTTGTTCTCTTACTGCTTTTATTACAAACCATTCAAATGGAAAGTTGTTAAGTATGCAGTTGGAATTCATAGGTACTTGTTTTCCACTGGTTGACATCTGCATTGATCATGTTGCGCTCTGTGAAAGTAACCCATCCTTCTGAATCAATGAGAATGACCGTGTTAGTCCTGAAACAGCATAAGGGTAGAAGGTTAAACCTTATGTCCATTATAGAAATTTGCAGCGTCCCGTCCCTCATCCCCAAAGGttttagctcattttttttcttgaccaCATCACCACACCAGCAAGGCAGAAATCATCCTGGCAAGTTCTAATGGACAttttcagtctcctcttctgtCACTCCACTGCTCCAATTCCCTGTTGCACTTACAGTAGCTGACACACAAAGTTGCTCATTTACAGAGTACGATAAAAGGTTTAACTTCTTTTAGTGCCAAGTGTTCCATTCAGAAGTAGCATAAACCCAAGTTTCTCTTCACAGCCTACATGTACCCTGATGGGTTATTAATATCAATAGTACTCTTTCTCACGCTTTCCTTTCAAATCAATTGTCCATTAAGATTTAAACATCATTAATTATTCTCATAGGATATCACAGaaaaaattttgtctttctggGAACTTTccaaagagaagatttttttccatgaaaagcaGATTCCACTCGTGGATCTACGCCACTTTGTCACATGTAAGCTGTCATTTCTCTACGGACGCCGCAGTACCCTGGCAGAGAGATCACTGACACAAGCAGGACTTTTCCACCATCCTGATGCAGTGGCTTTCCCCAAGTCATTCCACATATGAATTTTTTATGAGTTCACTCATAAAAAAAGTTCCTAATTTCCTCAGAAGAATATTGTGAGGCCTAATTAACAATCTCTATTCACTAAGCCATGTTGCTAAGGGAAAGATAAGTGTGAGCATACAATTACAGTAGCAGGGAAGATGCAAAATATAGTGGTAATTCACCAGTTGGTATTTCTACTGAGTTATCcctctttcctttgaaatagCTAGACTACCACCTGTGAAGCAAGGGGAAGAAGGTGCTGCTTTACCATTTTAAGTCTTCATTATCccatatttaaaatgttctttgaatACACTTGCTAGAGATATTCATATTTTGCAGTGGTTTCTTTCTCAGAATACCAACTTAAAATACTCACAGAAATGAGTATTCTCTGCTTATTAATTTACATCTCTACAGTGGAAATGCTATGGCTGACTATGCCAGAGACACCAATCTGACAAAATGTTGGCAGTCTTTCAGAGTAGGAATTCCCTACCAGCAGCAACAGGGTTCACCTATAATTCTGTCCCATGGAGGATTAAATTCAAGATGCATTGCATTATTCTATTCTTCTTGCAGCTTTGGTAGAACAGTCTGGGCAAAAAGTGAGAATATCTCAGTAAAAACAGCAGCATCAGTTAGGGGAAAAGTGGAAATACACGTTCTTTTGAACAAGAGTAATAGGTTGTTAATGTATGAAAACGGCAGCTACATATTACAATGACATGCCTAAAGAAACCTCTAACTGAGCTACGCAGATGAAACTATTCTTCCTCTTGGAAGAGAAGTGTGTTCTGCAGTTCTTCAGATATAGAAgtaattgtgtttttctgctaaaaacatgatttcaaagcttttcatgttttgatAAGATCAACATCGGATGTGGTCAGATATGCTACTACGCTGGGGAACCAGAACTGTATTATCTTGTCTTGGACACATTGAAGCTATGTCACACTCCCCACCAAAGAACCACCATAATATGTGCTTTAAATGCTTATCAGTAGCATATTTAAGACACCAGAATACTGAGCAAGGAAATACTTTGCTGAATTATACTCGATTAATACCCGAACAAATTTAAAGCAGTCAGTATAGAGTTAAAACTTATAGCAGCATAATTTTCATTTGAGATATGCATTGACCCAGTACACACCTATTTCCAACTATGAAATTTTTACCTTGTTCCATAACCTGGGCAACGAACACATACGGCTGCATACTTGTTCAATATAGGACGTATATAATCCTTCCCTTGGTCTTCAATCGCAGGGTCTGGTATTTGACTGAAAAAAGaagtacaaaaaatatttaattctccAATATTAACACATTCATGCCTCTTGAACCAAGCTGTGTTGACTGAGTGGCAGATAAATAGCAATCACTTTtcaaaaagtacaaaaaagtGTGAATTGTGTTCAAAACTAAAGCATGAGGAAAACTAAAGCTAAAACAGCTTGTAAGCTCATTCCCATAGAAATTCTTCCAAAGTCTTAAACTTTTGTCTCactttaagaaatgttttttgtatCGAcaattttttcactttcattgttattctttgtctttctgtatTATAGTTTCAGTTAAAACATTAATGATCAAGTAATTTAAGGCACATTTATGtataaaccagcatttttccAGTTAGACTCCAGGAATTCTTTCTGTGTCTAAGACAGACCTCTCTGCTTCCTTCAATCTTATTTGGAATACCTGGAAAATACCTAGGaaaatccttaaaataaaatttgtgaaGATGCAGCAGAGATGCAGCTTGTGCCCAAATTTCTTGGCATATATTCCTATCAGTGCTTGAAAGATATTTAGAAACATCATTCTATTATAAAGCATATCAAGGTTTATTTATTGTAATTAAACAAGTACCAGCATCCCATAGAAGAGATGCTAAGGTCCCAAGGGTTAACTGCAGCAACCCTACATCCCTGGCTTTCCATTCACATCACCAGAACATGTTCTCAAATGCTAGTGATAAGTACAGTTTCCTATTTCAATAATTAAAGATTCCAATTTTATTTATCAAAGTCCTGTTTACCTATTATTAGAGCAGGTTTTTGtgcttgatttttaaagcttaCTAAGTAGCgcaatctttaaaataatctttaaaaggGCATAGAGAAATCAGTGTACAGTCTATGAGTACTAACACTGCAGTAATAATGTTTACTGTGCCTGCTGCTTAAAAGTCAGTATTGTTGAAAGTCAATCTctgtggagagaaagaaaactcttctTGCCCTTCATTACCCAGCTTTAGTCAATTAATATAAGGCTaaggtttcttttctgtcaaaatagTTTCTATATACAATTTTTAAACTGGTCATATCACATTTTGAGTAAATTCCGGCTATCATGTTCTTACGGCTCTTGATTATTCATCACTGTAAGGAGTTCCTGCACCAAGTCTTCTTTGGTAAGGTCTTGACTTCTCTTGACcacttctgtgaaaagctgcttCCCATATTGAAGTTTCTTCCATGGTGTATCCAACAAAGAATTACTTAAACCATATATTCCTatacataaaaaaccccaaaccacttATTAAGCTCTGgagcaaataaaattaacttatgtactctgcaaaaaaaaagataattatgaAGTTATCCCACACAGTCTGAGGgacaaaaacaaatgctgtcAGCAAATTCATCACGAATCCTATTgccagttttcattttgcttcaaaaaagTGAGGTCATTAAACTATGTACAAAGATGTACGTCACgtgataaaataaatacaacacCCCTTCAGATAGTAAGAATCTCGTAAGtgtaaaaataatggaataattTCTCAACAACTCTTATGGACCACTACTTCTGACTGTCTTattagggggggaaaaacccacaaaaccaacacatgaccacattaaaaaaccccaaacacccacTTCAGAGCATCATTGCTTTAAGTTtactaaaattagaaaatggaaGCTTTTAATGAACTATTGattctttactgaaatctagttgtaaatactgaaatgaatttaaagacatttgatttttttttttaaagagtgcaAATAAAGAGTTAGCAAAGACAATGCTTAAACAGCTAAATTACTAGAGCAATACAGCTACATTCCGACTCCTTTAAAATCACCAAAAGTAATATTCAGACCTTTCTGAATAAAACCTACCAGGATTTAAGAAAACAGGTTCTGGTTCTCCTTTGTTTCCATAGTAGCAAATCACATCTCCTTTGGTGGTactgaaaaacataaataagaaTTTCTCCTTGAAAAACCATCAACTTCTATATTTGATTACGCTCTAATTTCATGTAATCTTCAAACACAGCAAGATGTTTCTCCCACTGTTACTACTATGATACCACAGCCTAGAGATTGAAAAATTATATTACTCTACTCCTCCCAAAATACCATACGAGCTGTACCACTGTCAAAGAGTaccattataatttttaaacataattgtaataaaattcagtaaaacCCCACAACTGCTGCATGGAAAGTGGCCAGGCTTAATGACAAAAATCTGTATGGTTTTGAATAACTGGAGATTTAGTTACTTGGGGGAAAGGGGAATGTTAAAACAAAGGGACAGTCCATCACAGCAAGTAATGTTTCCCCACCATCTCTTTTGAATTGCTACTGCATTCTAATTATAGTTAACTGTAAGCTCTCTCTCTAATTGTAGGTACTGCCTTCAGGGCTCGCTCTCTTGCGCGCAGTTTAGCAGGGAGGATCTCACGTCATGTTTGTTCAAAGACAGCTTCCAACATTGCAAATGACTCTCTCAGCAGAGATGATACCAGCATATCCAAACAGCATAGATTTGTAAGTAGTCATACTGATATTGACAACACAAATACCAAATCAACtggtaagattaaaaaaaaaaaaatcaagtcagtCATCAATAAGCCTTGCACTTCTTGTGGGAAATGGAGAGTGGGGAATAGATTGCCATTAGATGGCTCACTCTCAACATCCCTCAATCCCATCAGCTGACATGAAATAGTGATTCCTCAGATTGCTACCagttggtgggttttgttttgctgggtttttttagtttgtttgggtttttttaatttgccaggACACAGCCATGAGATCAtagaattctgtatttcaatCTAGGGATTTACTTGTCCACAGTGGAATAGAGTATTATTCCAGTTACCAACTAATACATTCTGACTGTAGTTCCTCGTAATTTGTCCCCCAAGCTCTAGCTCCTTAGACAGCAAATagactttttgaaataaaaaccccaaacacaaaacttGCAGCTAAGATTGAATTTGATTTGAGTAACATAAAACATAATACAGTAATGAAGCCATTTCCAGCTCCTCATTTTTTCCTAAGATAAAAAGACATATCTGTGCCTTGATGCAAGTAAGAGTATATAGAATGCAATCTCATTAATGATGTACTGGAAGTTAAATTGCTCTGCATAAATTATCATCCAC contains the following coding sequences:
- the TANGO2 gene encoding transport and Golgi organization protein 2 homolog isoform X2, which codes for MEEGKEGGTWLGISKKGKMAALTNYMQPKINKNAKGRGALVTNFLTADLDSYSYLKKVSVEGHLYNGFNLLAADLNTTKGDVICYYGNKGEPEPVFLNPGIYGLSNSLLDTPWKKLQYGKQLFTEVVKRSQDLTKEDLVQELLTVMNNQEPQIPDPAIEDQGKDYIRPILNKYAAVCVRCPGYGTRTNTVILIDSEGWVTFTERNMINADVNQWKTSTYEFQLHT
- the TANGO2 gene encoding transport and Golgi organization protein 2 homolog isoform X1, yielding MCILLFKFDPRPASKNAYRLILAANRDEFYHRPSKSADFWDSSNEILSGLDMEEGKEGGTWLGISKKGKMAALTNYMQPKINKNAKGRGALVTNFLTADLDSYSYLKKVSVEGHLYNGFNLLAADLNTTKGDVICYYGNKGEPEPVFLNPGIYGLSNSLLDTPWKKLQYGKQLFTEVVKRSQDLTKEDLVQELLTVMNNQEPQIPDPAIEDQGKDYIRPILNKYAAVCVRCPGYGTRTNTVILIDSEGWVTFTERNMINADVNQWKTSTYEFQLHT